In Cydia fagiglandana chromosome 23, ilCydFagi1.1, whole genome shotgun sequence, the genomic window TAAAAATTGATTGTCAAAATGGAGTTGATGTGTACTTAGGTCAGCCTTATAACATTTTTGTTGAATTAATGGATTTCTCCTCTACTCCCATTAGCAATTTTGCGTTGTAAACTATTGCTTACACTTCATTAACAACGCTGGTAGAATTAAGCTCTTCAACTACGTTACATATCGTCATAATACCGTAATGTTTTGATAGGGCCTAACGATCAACATTTATTCTATCTTTATCAAAAATGTCCGCGGCCAGCGCGATAGAAAACAGTGAAGAGCTTGACAACGTGCCACTAGTGCGTATGGAGGACATACAGCCCTCGAGAGAAAGGAATTGTGAAGAACTAGAAACCTGTGTTATTGATGACATTGAGTACGATTGTGTAGTCAATGATGATGAGGACTCAAACATTGGGAGTATGGTGTCCATTCAGTCTGAAGAAGTGGTTGAAGACGACAGTGACACCGCAGAGATGATTGTTCCAGAAGTTCTCGAGCCGTTGGATGAAATTCCGATAGTAAGAGATGTGACAGAAAATGTAATAGTTCTTTTGCTTATACTATTATTTTGCAAGTGTTTTTGTTCATGTTACAGTTGAGACAGCAGCAGAAATAGTTGAGCAGTCAAAATAATCCACCACTTCTGGCAGGGTTCAAAGTCCTTTGGGACCTTATTTGATTAAAACTATTGGAACAGTGGTGCCAAAggtcacaattttgaatgtgGCCAGTAGtggttaatttttagggttccgtacccgaagggtaaaaacgggatcctattactaagactcctctgtccatttgtctgtcaccaggctgtatctcatgaaccgtgataggtagacaattgaaattttcacagatgatatatttatgtttctgctttaacaacaaatactaaaaacagaatcatatatttaagtggAGCCCcactgtatgggagcccccatacaacaaacgtgatttaacactttgactaccgagaacccgcctggtaggcactcgtaatgtttgctcagatgccggacaacccgcccagcgggttcttttgtacgcagatatagacgaccggtttctggggtagtgcgccgtttttatcccggttgcgaaagtgttaaaaTTGATTTAACTTTATTATTGAGAGAGCGAGGGTGATTTAGGATCAATTTGAATACTTCTGACTGGCTACTTCTGCTGTACATCTTCAAACCTCATGCATTTTCTAAACAATATTTTGATGGCTATGAActagataaaaaatatatatcactatgatataaaacaaagttcattttacaTACTATTTTATAACTGCTTTGTCAATATTGTAAATGCACCATTAATGAGAGCCAGTGCACaacgttttattattttcaaatttttttccaaaaacagTTACAATTTTTGATTTCACAATGGTAAACCATGATTACACTTTTTACCAGGATATAGTCCCGGAGCAAAAACACACAGACATAAAGCCACCAGACAGCTGGCCAACCCTCGAAATCCTCCCTGGAGGTGTCATCAAAAATGCAGACAAATGCGAAGATGACCTCCCCTACCCCGACGGTCCGGAGAAGGTGGAGAAAGGAGAGATGATGTACGCTTGTGCGAAGTGCTCGGAGAGCTTCAAGTACCTCTTCTGTCTGGTGAAGCATGTGAAATGGCATGAGGATGAGAAGAAGAAAGAGAAGGGGCTGGATATGGCCAAACTTAGTAAGtgctaatttaaatattaacaagCAGAAATGTCTGCAAACGATGCTAATAAGCCaaactaacattgaataattttacggtttagactccaTATACCATAGATAGCTGACTAAATAGCAGttttaaaaacaatacactcttttttttggtcagttgtgtattattattttattattatgtgtaaaaagaaaaaaaaattcttcTGATTTTCTACATAGATAGATGTTGTTACTAATTGTCCTGGTATCTCTTGAGTCACACACAAAAGTATGACGGGGGAAGaatcaattttaaaattacaattatgtCAACAAAATCATCATtgtatcaatatttttttatgatctTTGAAAGTATTTTTAAGCAACATATTGTCTCCTGCGTCACGATAAACAATTGTACAaaatatcaatttaaaaaattttacttaacagtttacaaaagagaaaaaaatcTCTTATTcgaaacataataaaaataaaaataaaaaaaatagcctTTAATACTGAAGTTTTGTAACATCTatctacttaaaaaatatatcttatcactatacaattatatacatattaccatTAACTATTTTCTACTTTCCATCGACAACTTCAGCTTGTCCTCCGACATAGGTCTCTTCCAAGTCTTTCCAGGTACTGCGGTCTCTGGCTTTCCTAGGCCAGTCCACTTCGCCTATCCTCTTAATGTCATCTGACCATCGAAGAGTAGGCCTTCCTCTCTTCCTTTTGTGCCCCCTTCAAAACATAgaccaccaataaaaaaaaatattatattattttgtaataaaaccttTAGTGACCATATTGTGGTGTACAAAAAAGGATGATAGCTTAAGACGGGTAAGTATATTATCTtcacaaaattttaataaatttatttaacacCTTAGTTTTATAGATTCACCAAAATGTAGCTGCCAATGTCTGTATGATATCCCTAATTAAACATACAACACATGCGAATACAACAGAGAGATACACATCATAATGAGCTCTAAATGAATAAGTGGCTTTTACCTTAGTGACACTCAGTGCCACAATATGGTCAGCTAAAGCTTTATTTTTGGTTGATCTATATTTTTGTGATTGGGTGAACCAACCTTTCCTTGTCACTCGCTTACAGTCGCTTGGGTCACTCTTTAAATCCTGGTTTCACGGCATTTAATTAAACAAGCATTTTTATGGTAGTGATAAGCCCTTTTAATAATAGTTCGAGGACAACAACATGAAATAGTTGATTCAcccaattattaaaaaatactattGAATAAAATGTTGTGTCCTGTCCATAACGATTGCAGTTAATTTTCTCTTGTTTTAGCTCAATATGAAAGGGAATTTATTAGTATTAAAAGGGCGCGACAGGAACTCGACAAGGAGCACAAAAGGAAAAAAGTTGAAGTTTTTGGCAGGtcagtaattatttaaataaaaaatatatttacattttgaaaGATACTCTTTAAACCCTTGAACGGCACTTCTTATCGTGCGCGACGCGTCAATGTGACCTTTGTGAGAATGTACGAAGGttgatataatttatatttaagtatattttaaaatgtaagtaCATTTACTCATAAAGCCAGTGGCAGTGAATTATTGCATTTGAATTATTTATAAGAATACAATAGTCAATACATAATAACTTAaagttttctttattttgttaCAGAATTGCAGAAGCCATGGGGAAGATAGAGAGTTTCAATGAACTTTTGGAATAATAAATGTTTACACAAACATTAACATGTTTTAATTCGTTTTCGCTTGAGTCCCTTGTCTCAGTAAAATGATTTAGTTCCCGATTTACCGAATTCCTGTTTCGCCGGATTTACTTTAGTACGTCACAATCCCACTAAACGAGAATCCGGCGAATTATTAGGAACTAATCAATTAAATACCCCACTCTATCTTTCACCTTTGATAGAACATCAAACCATTCATTAAAGggtcaattatttatttccagCAAACCGTAAGAAATGCATCGTTTTGCATTCGGGCAAAAAGAAGATGGGCCAGCGAGGAAAAGCTAAGAAAACAAAGAGATCATAGTATCGTAGCTTCAGTATTAACTGACATTGGCTAAAAGAGCCATGTTTTGACTTTCCGGTGATAAATACTGCCGCATCGTGCATAACATCCATTGCAAAACTCAAAGAATTCCCGAGCGCATTCGTGTGatataaatttcaaattttcactGGTTTTCCAATGGCTGTAACGGTTCTTGGACGAAGCAACTATTAGGCCTACACTTTTCACGTCTCTGGCGTTAACAAAAATGTCTCTGGAGTTACCAAGAACTACGTTTCCAATTTTATCTTTATCTGAATTTTTAGTCTATCGCTTGTTTGGACATataatactcgtacatataAACGTTATAGATTAGTCTCGGTCTAAAAGTTGATTCGTCCTCTTATGCGTTGCGAAATTGTGGTAACTAGTAACATCAACCGAATGCAGAGTCAAACgtcaaaaaatttaattatagCATTGTTAAAGAcactaaaaatatacatatgataggaaaataaataaataaataaataaataaataaataaatattttaggacattcttacacagattgactaagtcccacagtaagctcaagaaggcttgtgttgtgggtactcagacaacgaaaAACTCACTAAACAAAAACTCAGTAAAAGAAAATTGCTGAACAATGCATTTAAATCAGCTACTTCATGAACATCGTCTATGCGATTACCTTGCGAATTTTGCCCGATCACTGCTGTCTCCTGGGTCACTTCAAGGAAAATGAATGAAACCACGACAGCAAATTACGTATTCTTTGAAGACGTAAGCTTGAATATAAAATCTTATGAACGATACAATCAAACTGTTGCTTCCATGTGACTACCTCAATCTGAcaatttaattcaaaattagatGTGTCGTTTATAAGTAATAGTAGATACAGTCAACCAATTTTAactctatactgcaaaacgtaattcaagaccaaaaaaagtaagaaactTGTTggcactttttactagcgcgtcttgtatttctgtaaaaataagtaaataaaggtactattttaaatcgtaggagtaaaattactaataagtaAATTATCTTAGCCTGATTATTTATctaaaggaatttacaattttacaaataaattattgcagtggcaatgtcttgaattacgttttgcagtttagaccAATGTAAAACCATGTCAAAGTGACGTTATCACTTTTAGTTTAGTCAATTTGAAATGGTTCTACGGTGGAGTAGCATTATTCTAGTTG contains:
- the LOC134675996 gene encoding uncharacterized protein LOC134675996 isoform X2, translating into MSAASAIENSEELDNVPLVRMEDIQPSRERNCEELETCVIDDIEYDCVVNDDEDSNIGSMVSIQSEEVVEDDSDTAEMIVPEVLEPLDEIPIDIVPEQKHTDIKPPDSWPTLEILPGGVIKNADKCEDDLPYPDGPEKVEKGEMMYACAKCSESFKYLFCLVKHVKWHEDEKKKEKGLDMAKLTQYEREFISIKRARQELDKEHKRKKVEVFGRIAEAMGKIESFNELLE
- the LOC134675996 gene encoding uncharacterized protein LOC134675996 isoform X1, whose amino-acid sequence is MSAASAIENSEELDNVPLVRMEDIQPSRERNCEELETCVIDDIEYDCVVNDDEDSNIGSMVSIQSEEVVEDDSDTAEMIVPEVLEPLDEIPIVRDVTENDIVPEQKHTDIKPPDSWPTLEILPGGVIKNADKCEDDLPYPDGPEKVEKGEMMYACAKCSESFKYLFCLVKHVKWHEDEKKKEKGLDMAKLTQYEREFISIKRARQELDKEHKRKKVEVFGRIAEAMGKIESFNELLE
- the LOC134675996 gene encoding uncharacterized protein LOC134675996 isoform X3; its protein translation is MSAASAIENSEELDNVPLVRMEDIQPSRERNCEELETCVIDDIEYDCVVNDDEDSNIGSMVSIQSEEVVEDDSDTAEMIVPEVLEPLDEIPIVRDVTENDIVPEQKHTDIKPPDSWPTLEILPGGVIKNADKCEDDLPYPDGPEKVEKGEMMYACAKCSESFKYLFCLVKHVKWHEDEKKKEKGLDMAKLTNRKKCIVLHSGKKKMGQRGKAKKTKRS